One Euwallacea fornicatus isolate EFF26 chromosome 22, ASM4011564v1, whole genome shotgun sequence genomic region harbors:
- the ssp6 gene encoding uncharacterized protein ssp6 isoform X4, which translates to MRRQSHQNSQTQSSDDECSVTTVSSAQILERVQSDKIIVTKPEEDRRRRTIIVEKKNGSFGFTIQSYGIHYKKEKEIEMITYVDYVDYDGPAYRAGMREGDVILSINGTDMEKADHKTLVNYIKNCDSRMRMVVLFEDCVRKVELHMRYIKLQNILEQKMEELERLCIKERQLLEGKWKTHSLPARKKASQNNSSGPPTPQVSGYYTFGRPTVSTEDVAQRKLPATPPVVFTYQYLDSTYRYMLQPSTSSSGEYLLTFEPQRRDPNFIIKTPCASTPPKQPTRSQQQSLEKPKKAHGPCYSYGGHLCSPCVNTSSNNDAYDLASPCCDPHCVPARRRSRSQKSSQARKRESKTEETQTEPQQLSQQQIPRSRPHSQIGQNAATVPLQGYSSVPRRYFHIGTSGLVSQCSLHSCTSSEISNVVPTTIGESSANSYTTSLSTDTLYWDGSIDNNTSRQLSQKSSSSKPERCSQQQQYSHEPIYVQYSQVKPKSWDNLTTKAFGGYGFGYGYVDASGSTNKQCSTKQCNTNPRTAQKTTVQYVRVEKGVPQYTPHAQRRYFQPTKSTESLLSVPKYSNENLSDSSVSCECLEAGSPVPDTSEKRFFQSPRQSVASPTDPNFGYYSVARRSSKAEGQSSGGKPQGTTNSEATRL; encoded by the exons atgagacgACAGAGTCATCAAAATAGTCAGACTCAGAGCAGTGATGATGAGTGTAGTGTTACAACCGTGAGTTca GCCCAAATTTTAGAGAGGGTACAGTCAGACAAAATTATTGTTACCAAGCCAGAGGAAGACCGACGTAGACGCACCATAATTGTCGAAAAAAAGAATGGGAGTTTCGGTTTCACTATCCAAAGCTACGGCATCCActacaaaaaagaaaaggagaTTGAGATGATCACTTATGTGGATTATGTGGATTATGACGGGCCTGCTTATAG AGCTGGTATGCGTGAAGGTGACGTAATTCTCTCCATTAATGGTACAGACATGGAGAAAGCCGATCACAAGACCTTGGTAAATTACATCAAAAATTGCGATTCAAGAATGAGGATGGTAGTTCTATTTGAGGACTGTGttagaaaa GTGGAACTGCATATGCGCTACATAAAACTGCAGAATATTTTAGAGCAAAAAATGGAAGAGCTGGAAAGACTCTGCATTAAAGAGAGACAGCTTTTGGAAGGGAAGTGGAAAACACACAGTTTGCCTGCAAGAAAAAAAGCTTCACAAAACAATTCCAGTGGCCCTCCTACACCTCAAG tTTCAGGCTATTACACATTTGGAAGACCTACAGTATCAACTGAAGATGTAGCACAACGCAAGCTTCCAGCCACTCCCCCTGTAGTCTTTACGTATCAGTATTTAGATAGCACTTATAGGTACATGTTACAACCTTCTACCAGCTCTAGCGGAGAGTATTTACTCACGTTCGAACCCCAAAG AAGAGATCCAAACTTCATCATTAAAACCCCTTGTGCCAGCACTCCCCCAAAACAACCAACCAGATCTCAACAGCAGAGCttggaaaaaccaaaaaaagctCATGGTCCTTGCTACAGCTATGGAGGCCATTTGTGCAGCCCATGTGTGAACACAAGCTCCAATAATG ATGCTTATGATCTGGCAAGTCCCTGCTGCGACCCCCATTGCGTCCCTGCAAGGCGAAGATCCAGAAGCCAAAAGAGTAGTCAAGCAAGAAAACGAGAGTCAAAGACTGAAGAGACACAGACTGAGCCTCAACAATTGTCTCAACAGCAA ATTCCTAGATCACGCCCACATTCCCAAATAGGTCAAAATGCAGCTACAGTACCTCTTCAAGGCTACAGCTCAGTGCCGAGGAGATATTTCCACATTGGTACATCAGGACTTGTAAGCCAGTGCAGTCTACATTCTTGCACGTCAAGTGAAATCAGCAATGTTGTCCCTACGACAATAGGTGAAAGCAGTGCTAACAGTTATACTACATCATTAAGCACCGACACTTTATACTGGGATGGTTCTATTGACAATAATACATCCAGACAATTGAGtcaaaagagctcgtcaagtaAACCTGAAAGGTGCTCTCAGCAGCAGCAGTACTCACACGAGCCCATTTATGTGCAGTACAGTCAAGTGAAACCTAAATCTTGGGacaatttaacaacaaaagcTTTTGGAGGGTATGGGTTTGGATATGGTTATGTTGATGCTTCTGGAAGTACTAACAAACAATGCAGTACAAAACAATGCAATACAAATCCACGGACTGCACAGAAAACTACAGTGCAGTATGTGAGAGTGGAGAAGGGGGTTCCACAGTACACTCCACATGCTCAAAGAAGATACTTTCAGCCAACTAAATCTACCGAAAGTTTGTTGTCAGTGCCCAAGTActctaatgaaaatttaagtgaTTCTAGTGTGAGCTGCGAGTGTTTGGAAGCTGGATCACCGGTTCCAGATACAAGTGAGAAGAGATTTTTTCAGAGTCCCCGGCAAAGTGTTGCAAGTCCTACAGACCCTAATTTTGGGTACTACAGTGTTGCCAGGAGGTCGTCAAAAGCCGAAGGGCAAAGTAGTGGAGGTAAACCTCAAGGGACAACTAATTCTGAGGCCACTAGGTTATAA
- the ssp6 gene encoding uncharacterized protein ssp6 isoform X1 — protein sequence MRRQSHQNSQTQSSDDECSVTTVSSAQILERVQSDKIIVTKPEEDRRRRTIIVEKKNGSFGFTIQSYGIHYKKEKEIEMITYVDYVDYDGPAYRAGMREGDVILSINGTDMEKADHKTLVNYIKNCDSRMRMVVLFEDCVRKVELHMRYIKLQNILEQKMEELERLCIKERQLLEGKWKTHSLPARKKASQNNSSGPPTPQVSGYYTFGRPTVSTEDVAQRKLPATPPVVFTYQYLDSTYRYMLQPSTSSSGEYLLTFEPQRRDPNFIIKTPCASTPPKQPTRSQQQSLEKPKKAHGPCYSYGGHLCSPCVNTSSNNGDNTSLDAYDLASPCCDPHCVPARRRSRSQKSSQARKRESKTEETQTEPQQLSQQQIPRSRPHSQIGQNAATVPLQGYSSVPRRYFHIGTSGLVSQCSLHSCTSSEISNVVPTTIGESSANSYTTSLSTDTLYWDGSIDNNTSRQLSQKSSSSKPERCSQQQQYSHEPIYVQYSQVKPKSWDNLTTKAFGGYGFGYGYVDASGSTNKQCSTKQCNTNPRTAQKTTVQYVRVEKGVPQYTPHAQRRYFQPTKSTESLLSVPKYSNENLSDSSVSCECLEAGSPVPDTSEKRFFQSPRQSVASPTDPNFGYYSVARRSSKAEGQSSGGKPQGTTNSEATRL from the exons atgagacgACAGAGTCATCAAAATAGTCAGACTCAGAGCAGTGATGATGAGTGTAGTGTTACAACCGTGAGTTca GCCCAAATTTTAGAGAGGGTACAGTCAGACAAAATTATTGTTACCAAGCCAGAGGAAGACCGACGTAGACGCACCATAATTGTCGAAAAAAAGAATGGGAGTTTCGGTTTCACTATCCAAAGCTACGGCATCCActacaaaaaagaaaaggagaTTGAGATGATCACTTATGTGGATTATGTGGATTATGACGGGCCTGCTTATAG AGCTGGTATGCGTGAAGGTGACGTAATTCTCTCCATTAATGGTACAGACATGGAGAAAGCCGATCACAAGACCTTGGTAAATTACATCAAAAATTGCGATTCAAGAATGAGGATGGTAGTTCTATTTGAGGACTGTGttagaaaa GTGGAACTGCATATGCGCTACATAAAACTGCAGAATATTTTAGAGCAAAAAATGGAAGAGCTGGAAAGACTCTGCATTAAAGAGAGACAGCTTTTGGAAGGGAAGTGGAAAACACACAGTTTGCCTGCAAGAAAAAAAGCTTCACAAAACAATTCCAGTGGCCCTCCTACACCTCAAG tTTCAGGCTATTACACATTTGGAAGACCTACAGTATCAACTGAAGATGTAGCACAACGCAAGCTTCCAGCCACTCCCCCTGTAGTCTTTACGTATCAGTATTTAGATAGCACTTATAGGTACATGTTACAACCTTCTACCAGCTCTAGCGGAGAGTATTTACTCACGTTCGAACCCCAAAG AAGAGATCCAAACTTCATCATTAAAACCCCTTGTGCCAGCACTCCCCCAAAACAACCAACCAGATCTCAACAGCAGAGCttggaaaaaccaaaaaaagctCATGGTCCTTGCTACAGCTATGGAGGCCATTTGTGCAGCCCATGTGTGAACACAAGCTCCAATAATG GTGATAATACTAGTTTAGATGCTTATGATCTGGCAAGTCCCTGCTGCGACCCCCATTGCGTCCCTGCAAGGCGAAGATCCAGAAGCCAAAAGAGTAGTCAAGCAAGAAAACGAGAGTCAAAGACTGAAGAGACACAGACTGAGCCTCAACAATTGTCTCAACAGCAA ATTCCTAGATCACGCCCACATTCCCAAATAGGTCAAAATGCAGCTACAGTACCTCTTCAAGGCTACAGCTCAGTGCCGAGGAGATATTTCCACATTGGTACATCAGGACTTGTAAGCCAGTGCAGTCTACATTCTTGCACGTCAAGTGAAATCAGCAATGTTGTCCCTACGACAATAGGTGAAAGCAGTGCTAACAGTTATACTACATCATTAAGCACCGACACTTTATACTGGGATGGTTCTATTGACAATAATACATCCAGACAATTGAGtcaaaagagctcgtcaagtaAACCTGAAAGGTGCTCTCAGCAGCAGCAGTACTCACACGAGCCCATTTATGTGCAGTACAGTCAAGTGAAACCTAAATCTTGGGacaatttaacaacaaaagcTTTTGGAGGGTATGGGTTTGGATATGGTTATGTTGATGCTTCTGGAAGTACTAACAAACAATGCAGTACAAAACAATGCAATACAAATCCACGGACTGCACAGAAAACTACAGTGCAGTATGTGAGAGTGGAGAAGGGGGTTCCACAGTACACTCCACATGCTCAAAGAAGATACTTTCAGCCAACTAAATCTACCGAAAGTTTGTTGTCAGTGCCCAAGTActctaatgaaaatttaagtgaTTCTAGTGTGAGCTGCGAGTGTTTGGAAGCTGGATCACCGGTTCCAGATACAAGTGAGAAGAGATTTTTTCAGAGTCCCCGGCAAAGTGTTGCAAGTCCTACAGACCCTAATTTTGGGTACTACAGTGTTGCCAGGAGGTCGTCAAAAGCCGAAGGGCAAAGTAGTGGAGGTAAACCTCAAGGGACAACTAATTCTGAGGCCACTAGGTTATAA
- the ssp6 gene encoding uncharacterized protein ssp6 isoform X5, giving the protein MVIDMDHTNAQILERVQSDKIIVTKPEEDRRRRTIIVEKKNGSFGFTIQSYGIHYKKEKEIEMITYVDYVDYDGPAYRAGMREGDVILSINGTDMEKADHKTLVNYIKNCDSRMRMVVLFEDCVRKVELHMRYIKLQNILEQKMEELERLCIKERQLLEGKWKTHSLPARKKASQNNSSGPPTPQVSGYYTFGRPTVSTEDVAQRKLPATPPVVFTYQYLDSTYRYMLQPSTSSSGEYLLTFEPQRRDPNFIIKTPCASTPPKQPTRSQQQSLEKPKKAHGPCYSYGGHLCSPCVNTSSNNGDNTSLDAYDLASPCCDPHCVPARRRSRSQKSSQARKRESKTEETQTEPQQLSQQQIPRSRPHSQIGQNAATVPLQGYSSVPRRYFHIGTSGLVSQCSLHSCTSSEISNVVPTTIGESSANSYTTSLSTDTLYWDGSIDNNTSRQLSQKSSSSKPERCSQQQQYSHEPIYVQYSQVKPKSWDNLTTKAFGGYGFGYGYVDASGSTNKQCSTKQCNTNPRTAQKTTVQYVRVEKGVPQYTPHAQRRYFQPTKSTESLLSVPKYSNENLSDSSVSCECLEAGSPVPDTSEKRFFQSPRQSVASPTDPNFGYYSVARRSSKAEGQSSGGKPQGTTNSEATRL; this is encoded by the exons ATGGTGATAGACATGGATCATACTAAC GCCCAAATTTTAGAGAGGGTACAGTCAGACAAAATTATTGTTACCAAGCCAGAGGAAGACCGACGTAGACGCACCATAATTGTCGAAAAAAAGAATGGGAGTTTCGGTTTCACTATCCAAAGCTACGGCATCCActacaaaaaagaaaaggagaTTGAGATGATCACTTATGTGGATTATGTGGATTATGACGGGCCTGCTTATAG AGCTGGTATGCGTGAAGGTGACGTAATTCTCTCCATTAATGGTACAGACATGGAGAAAGCCGATCACAAGACCTTGGTAAATTACATCAAAAATTGCGATTCAAGAATGAGGATGGTAGTTCTATTTGAGGACTGTGttagaaaa GTGGAACTGCATATGCGCTACATAAAACTGCAGAATATTTTAGAGCAAAAAATGGAAGAGCTGGAAAGACTCTGCATTAAAGAGAGACAGCTTTTGGAAGGGAAGTGGAAAACACACAGTTTGCCTGCAAGAAAAAAAGCTTCACAAAACAATTCCAGTGGCCCTCCTACACCTCAAG tTTCAGGCTATTACACATTTGGAAGACCTACAGTATCAACTGAAGATGTAGCACAACGCAAGCTTCCAGCCACTCCCCCTGTAGTCTTTACGTATCAGTATTTAGATAGCACTTATAGGTACATGTTACAACCTTCTACCAGCTCTAGCGGAGAGTATTTACTCACGTTCGAACCCCAAAG AAGAGATCCAAACTTCATCATTAAAACCCCTTGTGCCAGCACTCCCCCAAAACAACCAACCAGATCTCAACAGCAGAGCttggaaaaaccaaaaaaagctCATGGTCCTTGCTACAGCTATGGAGGCCATTTGTGCAGCCCATGTGTGAACACAAGCTCCAATAATG GTGATAATACTAGTTTAGATGCTTATGATCTGGCAAGTCCCTGCTGCGACCCCCATTGCGTCCCTGCAAGGCGAAGATCCAGAAGCCAAAAGAGTAGTCAAGCAAGAAAACGAGAGTCAAAGACTGAAGAGACACAGACTGAGCCTCAACAATTGTCTCAACAGCAA ATTCCTAGATCACGCCCACATTCCCAAATAGGTCAAAATGCAGCTACAGTACCTCTTCAAGGCTACAGCTCAGTGCCGAGGAGATATTTCCACATTGGTACATCAGGACTTGTAAGCCAGTGCAGTCTACATTCTTGCACGTCAAGTGAAATCAGCAATGTTGTCCCTACGACAATAGGTGAAAGCAGTGCTAACAGTTATACTACATCATTAAGCACCGACACTTTATACTGGGATGGTTCTATTGACAATAATACATCCAGACAATTGAGtcaaaagagctcgtcaagtaAACCTGAAAGGTGCTCTCAGCAGCAGCAGTACTCACACGAGCCCATTTATGTGCAGTACAGTCAAGTGAAACCTAAATCTTGGGacaatttaacaacaaaagcTTTTGGAGGGTATGGGTTTGGATATGGTTATGTTGATGCTTCTGGAAGTACTAACAAACAATGCAGTACAAAACAATGCAATACAAATCCACGGACTGCACAGAAAACTACAGTGCAGTATGTGAGAGTGGAGAAGGGGGTTCCACAGTACACTCCACATGCTCAAAGAAGATACTTTCAGCCAACTAAATCTACCGAAAGTTTGTTGTCAGTGCCCAAGTActctaatgaaaatttaagtgaTTCTAGTGTGAGCTGCGAGTGTTTGGAAGCTGGATCACCGGTTCCAGATACAAGTGAGAAGAGATTTTTTCAGAGTCCCCGGCAAAGTGTTGCAAGTCCTACAGACCCTAATTTTGGGTACTACAGTGTTGCCAGGAGGTCGTCAAAAGCCGAAGGGCAAAGTAGTGGAGGTAAACCTCAAGGGACAACTAATTCTGAGGCCACTAGGTTATAA
- the ssp6 gene encoding uncharacterized protein ssp6 isoform X3 produces the protein MRRQSHQNSQTQSSDDECSVTTVSSAQILERVQSDKIIVTKPEEDRRRRTIIVEKKNGSFGFTIQSYGIHYKKEKEIEMITYVDYVDYDGPAYRAGMREGDVILSINGTDMEKADHKTLVNYIKNCDSRMRMVVLFEDCVRKVELHMRYIKLQNILEQKMEELERLCIKERQLLEGKWKTHSLPARKKASQNNSSGPPTPQGYYTFGRPTVSTEDVAQRKLPATPPVVFTYQYLDSTYRYMLQPSTSSSGEYLLTFEPQRRDPNFIIKTPCASTPPKQPTRSQQQSLEKPKKAHGPCYSYGGHLCSPCVNTSSNNGDNTSLDAYDLASPCCDPHCVPARRRSRSQKSSQARKRESKTEETQTEPQQLSQQQIPRSRPHSQIGQNAATVPLQGYSSVPRRYFHIGTSGLVSQCSLHSCTSSEISNVVPTTIGESSANSYTTSLSTDTLYWDGSIDNNTSRQLSQKSSSSKPERCSQQQQYSHEPIYVQYSQVKPKSWDNLTTKAFGGYGFGYGYVDASGSTNKQCSTKQCNTNPRTAQKTTVQYVRVEKGVPQYTPHAQRRYFQPTKSTESLLSVPKYSNENLSDSSVSCECLEAGSPVPDTSEKRFFQSPRQSVASPTDPNFGYYSVARRSSKAEGQSSGGKPQGTTNSEATRL, from the exons atgagacgACAGAGTCATCAAAATAGTCAGACTCAGAGCAGTGATGATGAGTGTAGTGTTACAACCGTGAGTTca GCCCAAATTTTAGAGAGGGTACAGTCAGACAAAATTATTGTTACCAAGCCAGAGGAAGACCGACGTAGACGCACCATAATTGTCGAAAAAAAGAATGGGAGTTTCGGTTTCACTATCCAAAGCTACGGCATCCActacaaaaaagaaaaggagaTTGAGATGATCACTTATGTGGATTATGTGGATTATGACGGGCCTGCTTATAG AGCTGGTATGCGTGAAGGTGACGTAATTCTCTCCATTAATGGTACAGACATGGAGAAAGCCGATCACAAGACCTTGGTAAATTACATCAAAAATTGCGATTCAAGAATGAGGATGGTAGTTCTATTTGAGGACTGTGttagaaaa GTGGAACTGCATATGCGCTACATAAAACTGCAGAATATTTTAGAGCAAAAAATGGAAGAGCTGGAAAGACTCTGCATTAAAGAGAGACAGCTTTTGGAAGGGAAGTGGAAAACACACAGTTTGCCTGCAAGAAAAAAAGCTTCACAAAACAATTCCAGTGGCCCTCCTACACCTCAAG GCTATTACACATTTGGAAGACCTACAGTATCAACTGAAGATGTAGCACAACGCAAGCTTCCAGCCACTCCCCCTGTAGTCTTTACGTATCAGTATTTAGATAGCACTTATAGGTACATGTTACAACCTTCTACCAGCTCTAGCGGAGAGTATTTACTCACGTTCGAACCCCAAAG AAGAGATCCAAACTTCATCATTAAAACCCCTTGTGCCAGCACTCCCCCAAAACAACCAACCAGATCTCAACAGCAGAGCttggaaaaaccaaaaaaagctCATGGTCCTTGCTACAGCTATGGAGGCCATTTGTGCAGCCCATGTGTGAACACAAGCTCCAATAATG GTGATAATACTAGTTTAGATGCTTATGATCTGGCAAGTCCCTGCTGCGACCCCCATTGCGTCCCTGCAAGGCGAAGATCCAGAAGCCAAAAGAGTAGTCAAGCAAGAAAACGAGAGTCAAAGACTGAAGAGACACAGACTGAGCCTCAACAATTGTCTCAACAGCAA ATTCCTAGATCACGCCCACATTCCCAAATAGGTCAAAATGCAGCTACAGTACCTCTTCAAGGCTACAGCTCAGTGCCGAGGAGATATTTCCACATTGGTACATCAGGACTTGTAAGCCAGTGCAGTCTACATTCTTGCACGTCAAGTGAAATCAGCAATGTTGTCCCTACGACAATAGGTGAAAGCAGTGCTAACAGTTATACTACATCATTAAGCACCGACACTTTATACTGGGATGGTTCTATTGACAATAATACATCCAGACAATTGAGtcaaaagagctcgtcaagtaAACCTGAAAGGTGCTCTCAGCAGCAGCAGTACTCACACGAGCCCATTTATGTGCAGTACAGTCAAGTGAAACCTAAATCTTGGGacaatttaacaacaaaagcTTTTGGAGGGTATGGGTTTGGATATGGTTATGTTGATGCTTCTGGAAGTACTAACAAACAATGCAGTACAAAACAATGCAATACAAATCCACGGACTGCACAGAAAACTACAGTGCAGTATGTGAGAGTGGAGAAGGGGGTTCCACAGTACACTCCACATGCTCAAAGAAGATACTTTCAGCCAACTAAATCTACCGAAAGTTTGTTGTCAGTGCCCAAGTActctaatgaaaatttaagtgaTTCTAGTGTGAGCTGCGAGTGTTTGGAAGCTGGATCACCGGTTCCAGATACAAGTGAGAAGAGATTTTTTCAGAGTCCCCGGCAAAGTGTTGCAAGTCCTACAGACCCTAATTTTGGGTACTACAGTGTTGCCAGGAGGTCGTCAAAAGCCGAAGGGCAAAGTAGTGGAGGTAAACCTCAAGGGACAACTAATTCTGAGGCCACTAGGTTATAA
- the ssp6 gene encoding uncharacterized protein ssp6 isoform X2 has product MRRQSHQNSQTQSSDDECSVTTVSSAQILERVQSDKIIVTKPEEDRRRRTIIVEKKNGSFGFTIQSYGIHYKKEKEIEMITYVDYVDYDGPAYRAGMREGDVILSINGTDMEKADHKTLVNYIKNCDSRMRMVVLFEDCVRKVELHMRYIKLQNILEQKMEELERLCIKERQLLEGKWKTHSLPARKKASQNNSSGPPTPQVSGYYTFGRPTVSTEDVAQRKLPATPPVVFTYQYLDSTYRYMLQPSTSSSGEYLLTFEPQRDPNFIIKTPCASTPPKQPTRSQQQSLEKPKKAHGPCYSYGGHLCSPCVNTSSNNGDNTSLDAYDLASPCCDPHCVPARRRSRSQKSSQARKRESKTEETQTEPQQLSQQQIPRSRPHSQIGQNAATVPLQGYSSVPRRYFHIGTSGLVSQCSLHSCTSSEISNVVPTTIGESSANSYTTSLSTDTLYWDGSIDNNTSRQLSQKSSSSKPERCSQQQQYSHEPIYVQYSQVKPKSWDNLTTKAFGGYGFGYGYVDASGSTNKQCSTKQCNTNPRTAQKTTVQYVRVEKGVPQYTPHAQRRYFQPTKSTESLLSVPKYSNENLSDSSVSCECLEAGSPVPDTSEKRFFQSPRQSVASPTDPNFGYYSVARRSSKAEGQSSGGKPQGTTNSEATRL; this is encoded by the exons atgagacgACAGAGTCATCAAAATAGTCAGACTCAGAGCAGTGATGATGAGTGTAGTGTTACAACCGTGAGTTca GCCCAAATTTTAGAGAGGGTACAGTCAGACAAAATTATTGTTACCAAGCCAGAGGAAGACCGACGTAGACGCACCATAATTGTCGAAAAAAAGAATGGGAGTTTCGGTTTCACTATCCAAAGCTACGGCATCCActacaaaaaagaaaaggagaTTGAGATGATCACTTATGTGGATTATGTGGATTATGACGGGCCTGCTTATAG AGCTGGTATGCGTGAAGGTGACGTAATTCTCTCCATTAATGGTACAGACATGGAGAAAGCCGATCACAAGACCTTGGTAAATTACATCAAAAATTGCGATTCAAGAATGAGGATGGTAGTTCTATTTGAGGACTGTGttagaaaa GTGGAACTGCATATGCGCTACATAAAACTGCAGAATATTTTAGAGCAAAAAATGGAAGAGCTGGAAAGACTCTGCATTAAAGAGAGACAGCTTTTGGAAGGGAAGTGGAAAACACACAGTTTGCCTGCAAGAAAAAAAGCTTCACAAAACAATTCCAGTGGCCCTCCTACACCTCAAG tTTCAGGCTATTACACATTTGGAAGACCTACAGTATCAACTGAAGATGTAGCACAACGCAAGCTTCCAGCCACTCCCCCTGTAGTCTTTACGTATCAGTATTTAGATAGCACTTATAGGTACATGTTACAACCTTCTACCAGCTCTAGCGGAGAGTATTTACTCACGTTCGAACCCCAAAG AGATCCAAACTTCATCATTAAAACCCCTTGTGCCAGCACTCCCCCAAAACAACCAACCAGATCTCAACAGCAGAGCttggaaaaaccaaaaaaagctCATGGTCCTTGCTACAGCTATGGAGGCCATTTGTGCAGCCCATGTGTGAACACAAGCTCCAATAATG GTGATAATACTAGTTTAGATGCTTATGATCTGGCAAGTCCCTGCTGCGACCCCCATTGCGTCCCTGCAAGGCGAAGATCCAGAAGCCAAAAGAGTAGTCAAGCAAGAAAACGAGAGTCAAAGACTGAAGAGACACAGACTGAGCCTCAACAATTGTCTCAACAGCAA ATTCCTAGATCACGCCCACATTCCCAAATAGGTCAAAATGCAGCTACAGTACCTCTTCAAGGCTACAGCTCAGTGCCGAGGAGATATTTCCACATTGGTACATCAGGACTTGTAAGCCAGTGCAGTCTACATTCTTGCACGTCAAGTGAAATCAGCAATGTTGTCCCTACGACAATAGGTGAAAGCAGTGCTAACAGTTATACTACATCATTAAGCACCGACACTTTATACTGGGATGGTTCTATTGACAATAATACATCCAGACAATTGAGtcaaaagagctcgtcaagtaAACCTGAAAGGTGCTCTCAGCAGCAGCAGTACTCACACGAGCCCATTTATGTGCAGTACAGTCAAGTGAAACCTAAATCTTGGGacaatttaacaacaaaagcTTTTGGAGGGTATGGGTTTGGATATGGTTATGTTGATGCTTCTGGAAGTACTAACAAACAATGCAGTACAAAACAATGCAATACAAATCCACGGACTGCACAGAAAACTACAGTGCAGTATGTGAGAGTGGAGAAGGGGGTTCCACAGTACACTCCACATGCTCAAAGAAGATACTTTCAGCCAACTAAATCTACCGAAAGTTTGTTGTCAGTGCCCAAGTActctaatgaaaatttaagtgaTTCTAGTGTGAGCTGCGAGTGTTTGGAAGCTGGATCACCGGTTCCAGATACAAGTGAGAAGAGATTTTTTCAGAGTCCCCGGCAAAGTGTTGCAAGTCCTACAGACCCTAATTTTGGGTACTACAGTGTTGCCAGGAGGTCGTCAAAAGCCGAAGGGCAAAGTAGTGGAGGTAAACCTCAAGGGACAACTAATTCTGAGGCCACTAGGTTATAA